The following coding sequences are from one Gossypium hirsutum isolate 1008001.06 chromosome A12, Gossypium_hirsutum_v2.1, whole genome shotgun sequence window:
- the LOC107923586 gene encoding ATPase GET3A, with amino-acid sequence MAENQESSPVPTVQNILDQNSLKWVFVGGKGGVGKTTCSAIISILLAGVRPSVLIISTDPAHNLSDVFQQRFIKTPTLVNGFTNLFAMEVDPTSEDEDVGGGEGMDSLFSDLANAIPGIDEAMSFAEMLKLVQTMDYSCIVFDTAPTGHTLRLLQFPATLEKGLVKVMSLKSKFGGLLSQVTRLFGIDDEFGEDALVGRLEGLKEVIEQVNEQFEDPDLTTFICVCIPEFLSLYETERLVQELTKFEIDTHNVIINQVILDNDEVESKLLKARVRMQQKYLDQFYMLYDDFHITKLPLLPEEVTGVEALKTFSQHFLTPHEPAISRGTKEELERRISALKKHVLDTEDELEKLR; translated from the exons atggcAGAAAATCAAGAATCATCACCGGTACCCACAGTTCAAAACATACTAGACCAGAACAGCCTAAAATGGGTTTTTGTTGGTGGCAAAGGAGGGGTGGGTAAAACCACTTGTAGCGCCATTATTTCCATCCTTTTGGCTGGTGTTCGTCCCTCTGTTTTGATTATTTCCACCGATCCTGCTCATAATCTTAGCGATGTTTTTCAACAGAGGTTCATTAAAACACCCACTTTGGTTAATGGCTTCACCAATTTATTTGCCATG GAAGTGGATCCTACATCTGAAGATGAAGATGTTGGTGGTGGTGAAGGAATGGATAGTTTATTTTCAGATTTGGCTAATGCTATTCCTGGTATTGATGAGGCTATGAGCTTTGCAGAGATGCTCAA ATTGGTTCAAACAATGGATTACTCTTGTATTGTGTTCGATACCGCCCCCACCGGACATACGCTTCGGCTTTTACAGTTTCCGGCTACGTTAGAGAAGGGACTTGTTAAAGTTATGTCGTTGAAAAGCAAATTCGGTGGCTTATTGAGTCAG GTAACCCGTCTTTTCGGGATTGATGATGAATTCGGAGAGGATGCACTTGTGGGGAGACTTGAAGGCCTGAAAGAAGTGATTGAGCAAGTTAATGAGCAGTTTGAAGACCCT GACTTGACAACCTTTATATGTGTTTGCATACCAGAGTTCCTTTCTCTCTATGAAACAGAGAGATTAGTGCAGGAACTCACCAAATTCGAGATCGATACCCACAATGTTATCATCAACCAAGTAATTTTAGACAACGACG AGGTCGAGTCCAAGCTATTAAAAGCACGAGTGCGGATGCAACAAAAGTATCTCGACCAGTTTTACATGTTATACGACGATTTTCACATCACTAAGCTGCCATTGCTGCCAGAAGAG GTTACTGGTGTTGAAGCACTGAAAACATTTTCGCAACATTTTCTCACGCCTCATGAACCGGCTATCTCTCGAGGAACGAAAGAAGAACTCGAACGAAGAATATCCGCATTGAAGAAACATGTATTGGACACCGAAGATGAACTCGAGAAACTCCGATAA